The following is a genomic window from Balneolales bacterium ANBcel1.
GACGACAGAACGATATAATCCAAACCGGTTTCGGCCAGCAAATCCGATAGCAGTCCGGGCATCGGCTGCTTCCGTATTCGTTTGTAAACGTTGTCGCCGCCAACCATTTCCGGGTCAAATACCATGTCGGTTTCTGTGACCCGCGCAACCATCTCCAGCGCTTTTTGCAACGGCTCTCCGCGAAACTCGAACGAATAGCGATTCTCATTCGGCGACTTCGGCGATTCCGGTGACGGCGTTTCCGGTAACGAACCGGGGGCATTACGCGCGGCGACCTCTTGCAATTCCGCCGCCAGAACCGGCAACGCCGGAAAAATCAGCCACAGCAGCAGAGCCAGTACAATGCCGATCGGGACAGCGTGTCTGGCAGCCAATACCGATGCCTGCGGTCCGCCAGACCGTACCCTTACCTCTTTATTATCCTGCCCTCTCTTTTTCATTACTGGAATACGCGAAATCCATTGGCGGTTCTGGCATAGCGCAAGCCTTTCACCTGGCACAGGTCTTCGACCATTTTTTCCGCATCGGGCGGATCGCTGTAGTGCGCAGTCAGGTGTTCGGTGGCATACTGTTCCGCTTCCAGGTGGATGGCGATGTCGAATCGCCGCTCGATCTCCCGGAAGATGGCTCCAAGCGGTTCATTTCTGAAGACAAACCGGTTCTCCCGCCAGGCCGCCATCTCATCAAGGGCGGCGGGCTCGGGCGGTGTCGGTGTTTCCATGGCAGGATTCCATCGGCTCCAGCTTCCGGCGTTGACCTGTACGATTCTTTCAGGGACACCGGTCGGATAGAGCGATACACTGCCGGCATCCACATATACACGGGTTTCGGTACCCGGCTCGTCACTTCTGGACCGGATATTGAACCTCGTTCCGGTCACTTCCACCACCGACCGGTTCGCATAAATCACAAACGGATGACGACCGCTGGAACCCTCACCCGGCCCGACCGTCACAAAAGCCTCCCCGTCGAGTGTCACATCCCGGTTGAAATAGCCAAAAAAGCGACTGTAGCGTATCGTGGTACCGCTGTTCAACTCCAGCACCGAGCCGTCTCTCAGTTCGACAACAGCCTGCTCACCATTCGGAACAGCAACCTTGACAGGCGTAAACAGGTATCCGGCACCCATTGAGATCAGGATAACAGCCGC
Proteins encoded in this region:
- a CDS encoding FecR domain-containing protein gives rise to the protein MNMSNDHRHISGRRAGDLETGGRDTVPLPDGLTASEHRDCEFLWKRSAGLSASQERMPTEQETESALEAVHQKLKGKAEREAAGSHRRSPQDSSRRIIRQTWIWWSAAAVILISMGAGYLFTPVKVAVPNGEQAVVELRDGSVLELNSGTTIRYSRFFGYFNRDVTLDGEAFVTVGPGEGSSGRHPFVIYANRSVVEVTGTRFNIRSRSDEPGTETRVYVDAGSVSLYPTGVPERIVQVNAGSWSRWNPAMETPTPPEPAALDEMAAWRENRFVFRNEPLGAIFREIERRFDIAIHLEAEQYATEHLTAHYSDPPDAEKMVEDLCQVKGLRYARTANGFRVFQ